From Paenibacillus physcomitrellae, the proteins below share one genomic window:
- a CDS encoding YneF family protein, whose product MWDYIIPIITLIVGLVGGFAIGVFYLRRQLTKMQSDPQMLQQMAKQMGYNLNGKQMQRAQQMMKNQPMPKPGAGRKKR is encoded by the coding sequence ATGTGGGATTATATTATTCCGATTATTACACTGATTGTCGGCCTTGTCGGCGGATTCGCCATTGGCGTATTTTACCTGCGTAGACAATTGACGAAGATGCAAAGTGATCCGCAAATGCTGCAGCAGATGGCCAAGCAAATGGGCTACAATTTGAACGGCAAGCAGATGCAGCGCGCACAGCAAATGATGAAGAACCAGCCTATGCCGAAGCCTGGAGCAGGCCGGAAGAAAAGATAA